agtatatataaatattcaaaattttaaaccATTCGGAAACAGGCCACATGCGTGGAACACATAAATCCATTCGTTGActcgattttaaaatatgcatCCAGTTTatggtttttggtaaatattCAGTGGAGTGTCCTCATGCAgcattaatttgtattcatgAATGCTGTGCTTAGATATTATGTTTGCATTTATCTCATCTCCTTTTAAAGTTACCTaactaaatgcaatttttggGGAAAACCAACATAAAACTAACAagccaattaattttttgtttaaccaGCATCTTTCCGAAACAACCAAATCATTTAATGATCACTCATGCACAAATCAACATGGTTTCTGTGCTAATCAACAACATAATGaactattaaacaaataaacaaaaattttattattgtctATTTTTTTCATCTCGCTTCTGTCAGCCATCGCGTTAATGGGTAATTAATTATCCTCTGTATTTAGTCGTGTCTTAATTTCTCAAACTCAATCGATCTAGCCAAGTTTAATTGACTTTTGAAACCAGCAGAGCATTTGATGTTCGTTTTTCCGGTCTGGATGTGCGAATTCGATCACCGATGACACGTGAATAATTGCTGGTTGAATAagctcatttgcatatgcTTAGCATAATTACATTAGTGCAAGCATTCGATTCGGCTGAATTTCGACATATGAATGATTTCGCGGCCTCGTCTCTCCTTTTATTTCCTCAGCCCAAACTGGCTTCACCGAGGgcccaaataaatcaaaatcaaatctaGATTTAGATGGGGAACCGCAGGCTAAAATTTCACTTTCGATGCCATAAATACTGATCACATGCTGTGCCTGGTGAAAGGCGATGGATTCCCCTTTCTGTACGCAGATTCCAACTCGAATGTacgttttaattgcaattgcagttctCTTGTCTTCAGCGATGCTTTATGAATcgaaaacacacacgcactacACAATATGTTGAAAATCACCTCGACTTAATCACCTTTTATGGGTTTCTGGGAGAAATGTTCGAACACCTTCCGCGTTCACAGATCTATTCGAAGATGGTGACTCGAAGACCCGAAGACCGGCGAGATTATAAGCGGCGCTCGACCCGCACATCTCGGTTTTATAGGGCCTGGAGTTGGATGGTGGGACACCTGGCCAAAACTGGATGGGCCACCAATTTGAATCTTTTTGAAAACCGAATCGCATATTCATCTTCATTTCGACCGGCCATCTGGTTTATGGGTCTATAGGTGTCTCCATTTTATGCCTGCATAGTAATTGCCTATTGCCCAATTGCATATTAAGTCATTTGTAACGAAAGAGAAAATAGCCAAACATGTTTTTAAACAGTTCATAATTAATGGGATGGATTCCACAGGTTTCACGCATCGAACGATTAGTTGCAGAAGTTACTAATTTGAATGCAGTAAGAAAGATTTTAAAGCGTGTTTCGTTACTGCATTTATGTTGGCATCGCTAACTACTTTGTATTAGTATATCTTTTGTTTTACTGACAAGCTTCAAACCAAGCTCGAGTATGAATATAAGTTTAAGTATGAGTGAAACCATCAATGACTTCAAATAActataaattgaaataaaaccaTTAAGATTAGTATTGAATTGGTGGCCAATAAAAGCTACCAATTTATTTACCTTTCAATTAACAGATTTGTGGTCGAATTTGTTGGGGAGTTTGCTAAAAAGTTCATTGACTGCCCATATCCCATATGGATTCACCTATTTGCAGAGATTCAAGATGATGCCGCATTACTACTTCGAATGTAAATATGCCAGACTGACGCGATGGAAATTGCCAAACAACTCATTTAGCACTTGGTTTACAGCAATTTGGCCAACTCTTCAAACGGgcctatctatctatctttctatctacgtatctatgtatctatcaACGGTGTTGCAACGTTTATGGACGCCACAAAGTATGACTGTGATTAGTCATGGCTGCGCAGAAGACAAAACCTCATAACTAGACGATAAGTTGGCATTAGACAGGCGTTTACGATACTCCATGGGCATGGGCTTGGACCTTTCTGAACTGGGCCAGTGGGGATTTCGAATTAACAGAGATACGAGAACCCACCGAATCGCAGCGATACGAAATGGGGCATTTGACAAGTTTATTGGGCAAACACAGCGCACCCCGACTTTTCCATCTAACAGGGGCTTATCGAGAAGACCCACCCGGAATATGGATAGATACTACGAGTAATACCACCACGTTCGAGTGCTGTAGGCGAAGTGCGAATTCAAGGCCTCGTAGAAATCTATTTGCACTTTTCTTGCGAAAGTAAGTCGCTATGGTAAACTTCTATTTGCGTTTGCAATCAGAAGGAGAGTTGCCGTTGCCTATAAAAGATCGTTCCAACGTTCTTGCGGCATTAGTTGGTGCGGATTTCGGTTTTCGTCATGTTCATCTTTAAGTTGCTACTTTGCTGCCTTCTACTAACCACCCAGAGTGGATGGGCCTTTAATCATGGCCAGGATCTAGTGGACTTTCAAACTTACGAGGTATGTAGACTACGGCGTAAACGGATGggatttaaatataattttgaagCCAATATGGTACTTTGGCAACTGGTTCATTGTACTTGGTGTTTCACATCTTTAAACTCATTGCACTGAAAAGGATTGCATATTACTACCATTTTAGGTAATGATATACTAGTCATGAAATTCCACTCTTTCTGTTTACAGGATGACTTCAACAAGACCTATGCCTCGACCTCGGCGCGTAACTTCGCCAACTACTACTTCATCTACAACCGCAACCAGGTGGCCCAGCACAATGCCCAGGCGGATAGGAATCGCACCAGCTTCCGCGAGGCGGTCAATCAGTTCTCGGACATCCGGCTGATCCAGTTCGCAGCCCTGCTGCCCAAGGCCGTGAGCTCGGTGACCTCGGAGGCCAGTGATCCTCCCACCAGTCAGGCGGCAGCCGCCACCTTCGACATCATCACGGACTTCGGACTCACCGTAGATGTGGAGGATCAGGGCgtgaactgcagcagcagttgggCCTACGCCACCGCCAAGGCCGTGGAGATCATGAATGCCGTGCAGACGGCCAATCCGCTGCCCTCGTCGCTGTCCGCCCAGCAGCTGCTGGACTGTGCGGGCATGGGCACCGGATGCACCACCCAGACGCCCCTGGCTGCCCTCAACTACCTCACCCAGCTGACGGATGCGTATCTGTATCCGGAGGTGGACTATCCGAATAACAATACCCTGA
This sequence is a window from Drosophila teissieri strain GT53w chromosome 2R, Prin_Dtei_1.1, whole genome shotgun sequence. Protein-coding genes within it:
- the LOC122614057 gene encoding zingipain-1, which codes for MFIFKLLLCCLLLTTQSGWAFNHGQDLVDFQTYEDDFNKTYASTSARNFANYYFIYNRNQVAQHNAQADRNRTSFREAVNQFSDIRLIQFAALLPKAVSSVTSEASDPPTSQAAAATFDIITDFGLTVDVEDQGVNCSSSWAYATAKAVEIMNAVQTANPLPSSLSAQQLLDCAGMGTGCTTQTPLAALNYLTQLTDAYLYPEVDYPNNNTLKTPGMCQPPSSVSVGVKLASYSTVADNDDAAVMRYVSNGFPVIVEYNPATFGFMQYSSGVYVQETRALTNPKSSQFLVVVGYDHDADSNLDYWRCLNSFGETWGEQGYIRIVRRTNQPIARNAVFPSALA